Below is a window of Variovorax sp. TBS-050B DNA.
ACGTCGAACCAGGTCAACACGCTGCATTCGCTGCCGGCGCAGGCTGCCGTCGCACCGGCCGCGGCCGGCACCGCCGAGGCGCGCGACCCGCGCATCGCGGGCGCGGCCAACCTGTTCGCGCAGAAGCTGCGCGAGTCCCTCGGACTCAGGGCGCAGCCGGGTCGATGATGGGCGCCGTTCCTTCCCGGCGCCTGCGCGGCGCCGTGCTGATGCTGCTCGCGCTCGCGCTGCCCGCGGCCGCGCTCGCGCAGGGCCTGCCCGGCGTCACCAGCACGCCCGGCCCCGGCGGCAGCCAGACCTGGTCGCTCAGCGTGCAGACGCTGGTGCTGCTGACCTCGCTCTCCTTCCTGCCGGCGCTGCTGCTCGCGATGACGAGCTTCACCCGCATCCTGATCGTGCTCGGCCTGCTGCGCACCGCCATCGGCACGCAGTCGTCGCCGCCGAACCAGATCCTCGTGGGCCTGTCGCTGTTCCTGACCTTCTTCGTGATGTCGCCGGTGTTCGACAAGGCCTACGACGAAGCCTACGTGCCGTTCTCGCAGAACAAGATCAGTGCCGAGAAGGCGCTCGAGAAAGGCATCGCGCCCTTCAAGTCCTTCATGCTCAAGCAGACGCGCGAGAACGACCTCGCCCTCTTCGCCCGGATCGCGAAGACGCCCGAGATGCAGGGCCCCGAGGACGTGCCGCTGCGCATCCTCCTGCCTTCGTTCGTCATCAGCGAACTGAAGACCGCGTTCCAGATCGGCTTCACCATCTTCATTCCGTTCCTGATCATCGACCTGGTGGTCGCGAGCGTGCTGATGTCGATGGGCATGATGATGGTGCCGCCTGCCTCCATCGCCTTGCCGTTCAAGCTCATGCTGTTCGTCATGGCCGACGGCTGGCAGCTGCTGATCGGCGCTCTCGCACAGAGCTTCTACCTCTAGAGGAATTCCGGAAAAAATGACGCCCGAATCCGTCATGTCGCTCGGCAGCCAGGCGATCCACGTCTCGCTGCTGCTCGGTGCGCCGATGCTGCTGGTCGCCCTGGTCGTGGGCCTGGTGATCAGCATCTTCCAGGCCGCCACGCAGATCAACGAAGCCACGCTGTCCTTCATTCCGAAGCTGCTGGCGGTGTTCGCCGTGCTCGTGATCGCGGGCCCGTGGATGCTCTCGCAGATGCTCGACTACATCCGCGTGCTGTTCTCGAGCATCCCCCAGCTCGTCGCCTGAATGCCTTCGATCCTCTCCGTCACTTCGGCGGAGCTGTCCGCGTGGCTGACGGCCTTTCTCTGGCCCTTCGTGCGCATGCTCGCGCTCGTGAGCACCGCGCCGGTGTTCGGCGAGCCCGGCGTCTCGCGCAACCTCAAGGTCGGGATCGCGCTGCTGCTCGCGGTCGCGATCGCGCCCACGCTGGCGCCGATGCCGAACGTGCCGGTCGTCTCGGCCGGCGGCGTGTGGATCGTGATCCAGCAGGTGCTGATCGGCGCCGCCATCGGCTTCACGATGCGCATGGTGTTCGCGGCCGTGCTCGCCGCGGGCGAATACATCGGCCTGCAGATGGGCCTGTCGTTCGCGTCCTTCTTCGATCCGATGGCCGGCGGCGCCACGATGGTGATCGCGCGCTTCATGCACATGCTCGCGATCCTGATCTTCCTCGCCCTGGACGGCCACCTGCTCATGGTCGCCGCGCTGGCCGAGAGCTTCCAGACCCTGCCCATCGCCGATGCACCGCTCGCGGCGCAGGGCTGGATGTTCCTGGTCAACGGCGGCGCGCAGATCTTTGCCAACGGCCTGATGCTGTCGCTGCCGCTCGTGACCGCGCTGCTCACGCTGAACCTCGCCATGGGCATCCTGAACCGCGCCTCGCCGCAGTTCAGCATCTTCGCGGTCGGCTTTCCGCTCACGCTGCTCGCGGGCATCGGCATGATGCAGCTGCTGCTGCCGCAGCTCGGGCCTTTTCTCGAACCGCGCTTCGGCGAGGCGCTGGGGAACATCCTGCGGCTGACCGAAGCGCTGCGGCCCTGACAGTTCCGCGCGGGCCTGCTCGCGCGGGTAAGCGCCGCAACTAGTTCTCGCTTTTCTCGGATTTTTCTGTCCACCGGCCGCTGGGCAACAATAGTTTGCAACTGCGCCCCGCTGGCCCAAGCCAGACTCGCGGCTCGATTCGCTCATCGAGGTCTGGCGCGTGTCTTCCATTTTCTCAACCGGTTCGCGAACCATCAGCGTCGACAGCGCCGCCATGCCCTCGCTGCTCGGCGTACCGGCGCTCGAATTCAAGTCGCTCCAAGGCACCGAGGCGCTCGGCGAGCTCTTCGAGTACACCGTGCGGCTGCAAACGCCCGACAACCCCCTGCTCACCGAATACCTCAGCGGCAACGTGCCCGTGAAGCAGCTGCTGGGCAAGGAGTTCGGCATCCGCATCGCGCTGGACGGCGCGGGCTCCGGCCTGCACGCACGCACCGGCGCCGGCACGCGCGAGATCAACGGCCTCGTCACCCGCACCCGCTTCGTGCAGCACGAGAACCGCCGCAGCATCTACGAGATCACCCTGCGGCCCTGGCTCGTGCTGGCCTGCCACACCAGCGACCACCGGATCTTCCAGAACAAGACCGCACTGCAGATCGTCGAGGAGGTGCTGGCCGACTACAGCTTCCCCACCGAGAAGAGAACCACCCGCACCTACCCCGTGCGGACCTTCCAGGTCCAGTACGGCGAGACCGACTTCGAGTTCATCACGCGGCTGATGCAGGAGTTCGGCCTCTACTACTTCTTCGAACACGGGGACGGCACCCACCGCCTGGTGCTCGTGGACGACGCCGGCGCCCACCGGCGCTTCCGGAGCGAGGCCTACCACACCATCCGCCACCACCCGCCGGGCCACAAGATCGACGAGGAATACTGCGACAGCTTCCACAGCACCGAGAGCCTCGCCTCCGGCCAATGGACGACCAGCGACTTCGACTTCACCCGCCCGCGCGCGCGGCTGGAGCAGGTCTGCAGGATGCCGCGCGACACCGGCCACAACGCGCAGGAGCTCTACCGCTGGCCGGGCGACTACAGCGAGCCCGAGGAAGGCCGCGACCTGGCGCGCACCCGCATGGAAGCCACCGGCGCGCCCGCGAGCCGCGGCCAGGGCGGCGGCAGCCTGCGCGGGGTGGTCACCGGCTGCACCTTCGCGCTCGCCGGCCACCCGCAGGACAGCGCCAACCGGGACTACCTCGTCATCGCCAGCAGCCTGCGGCTCCACGAGAACGCGCACGCGAGCGGCGGCGAGGATGCCTACCTGTGCCGCTGCGACTTCGAGGTCCAGCCCGCCGAGACCGTGTTCCGCTCGCCGCAGACGCAGCCCAAGCCGCGCACCATGGGCCCCCAGACCGCCATCGTCACCGGCCCGGCGGGCGAAGACCTCTGGACCGACGAGTACGGGCGCGTCAAGCTGAGCTTCCACTGGAACCGCTACTGCACCCGGGACGAGAACGCCTCCTGCTGGATCCGGGTGGCTTCGACGTGGGCGGGCACGCAGTTCGGCGGCATGCACGTGCCGCGCATCGGCCAGGAGGTGATCGTCGACTTCGAGAACGGCGATCCGGACCGCCCGATCGTGACGGGGCGGGTCTACAACCGGCTGAACATGCCGCCGCGGGAGCTGCCCGGGCAGGCGGGGCTGTCGGGGTTTCGCAGCAGCGAGCTGCACGCGGGGACCGGCGCGGGGGCCCGGGGCAACCACATGACGCTGGACGACCACCCGGGCAAGATCCAGGCGCAGCTCAAGAGCGACCACCTGAGCAGCAGCCTGAGCCTGGGGCACATCGGGCGCATCGAGGACACGGCGGGGCGCAAGGACGACCGGGGCCAGGGCGCGGAGCTGCGCACGGACGGCCACGGGGCGGTGCGCGCGGCGCGCGGGCTGCTCGTGAGCACCGAGGCGCGGGCCGATGCCCGGGCGCACATCACGGACATGGGCGAGACGGTCTTCCGGCTGGGCCAGGCGCAGGCGCTGCATGAGGCGACCAGCGGCCTGGCGCTCCAGGCCGGGGCGCACGAGGCGGGCGACCAGGATGCGGTGATGAAGGTGGTGGCGCGCCAGAACGCGGCGATCGAGGGCAAGTCCGGCGCAGGCGGTGCAAGCGGTGCACGAGGTGCGGGCGAATTCGCGGAGTTCGAGGAACCGCATCTGGTGCTGGCGAGCCCGTGCGGGATCCATGCGAGCACGGGCGGCTCGACGCACGTGGCGAGCACGCAGCACAACGCCTGGACGAGCGGGGGGCACACGA
It encodes the following:
- the fliP gene encoding flagellar type III secretion system pore protein FliP (The bacterial flagellar biogenesis protein FliP forms a type III secretion system (T3SS)-type pore required for flagellar assembly.) codes for the protein MLLALALPAAALAQGLPGVTSTPGPGGSQTWSLSVQTLVLLTSLSFLPALLLAMTSFTRILIVLGLLRTAIGTQSSPPNQILVGLSLFLTFFVMSPVFDKAYDEAYVPFSQNKISAEKALEKGIAPFKSFMLKQTRENDLALFARIAKTPEMQGPEDVPLRILLPSFVISELKTAFQIGFTIFIPFLIIDLVVASVLMSMGMMMVPPASIALPFKLMLFVMADGWQLLIGALAQSFYL
- the fliR gene encoding flagellar biosynthetic protein FliR, coding for MPSILSVTSAELSAWLTAFLWPFVRMLALVSTAPVFGEPGVSRNLKVGIALLLAVAIAPTLAPMPNVPVVSAGGVWIVIQQVLIGAAIGFTMRMVFAAVLAAGEYIGLQMGLSFASFFDPMAGGATMVIARFMHMLAILIFLALDGHLLMVAALAESFQTLPIADAPLAAQGWMFLVNGGAQIFANGLMLSLPLVTALLTLNLAMGILNRASPQFSIFAVGFPLTLLAGIGMMQLLLPQLGPFLEPRFGEALGNILRLTEALRP
- the fliQ gene encoding flagellar biosynthesis protein FliQ, with product MTPESVMSLGSQAIHVSLLLGAPMLLVALVVGLVISIFQAATQINEATLSFIPKLLAVFAVLVIAGPWMLSQMLDYIRVLFSSIPQLVA
- the tssI gene encoding type VI secretion system tip protein TssI/VgrG; its protein translation is MSSIFSTGSRTISVDSAAMPSLLGVPALEFKSLQGTEALGELFEYTVRLQTPDNPLLTEYLSGNVPVKQLLGKEFGIRIALDGAGSGLHARTGAGTREINGLVTRTRFVQHENRRSIYEITLRPWLVLACHTSDHRIFQNKTALQIVEEVLADYSFPTEKRTTRTYPVRTFQVQYGETDFEFITRLMQEFGLYYFFEHGDGTHRLVLVDDAGAHRRFRSEAYHTIRHHPPGHKIDEEYCDSFHSTESLASGQWTTSDFDFTRPRARLEQVCRMPRDTGHNAQELYRWPGDYSEPEEGRDLARTRMEATGAPASRGQGGGSLRGVVTGCTFALAGHPQDSANRDYLVIASSLRLHENAHASGGEDAYLCRCDFEVQPAETVFRSPQTQPKPRTMGPQTAIVTGPAGEDLWTDEYGRVKLSFHWNRYCTRDENASCWIRVASTWAGTQFGGMHVPRIGQEVIVDFENGDPDRPIVTGRVYNRLNMPPRELPGQAGLSGFRSSELHAGTGAGARGNHMTLDDHPGKIQAQLKSDHLSSSLSLGHIGRIEDTAGRKDDRGQGAELRTDGHGAVRAARGLLVSTEARADARAHITDMGETVFRLGQAQALHEATSGLALQAGAHEAGDQDAVMKVVARQNAAIEGKSGAGGASGARGAGEFAEFEEPHLVLASPCGIHASTGGSTHVASTQHNAWTSGGHTSIGAGGSLLASVKEAVRLFAYKAIRLTAATAGIDVVALQQGIRLLARLDIRLEAERISITAKEEILVNGAGSYSRWNASGIVHGTRGIWRQHAATHSMTGPDSRNAETMNRDIKAPFDQEVVFHHRDEQNTPAARQSFKLVRGDAPAPLAAGSTGNSGSATGTDGTTRLQRSDGPEIYKVRWTGKNKGEV